A portion of the Candidatus Binataceae bacterium genome contains these proteins:
- a CDS encoding MaoC/PaaZ C-terminal domain-containing protein, which translates to MPLDSSLVGTTVGPVEAEVDARWAMAYAAGIEDYLPCYLDTRRPHGIVTHPVFPVCFEWPATYALSARLRQSSLAPAEAARGVHATYDLTLHRPIRPPERLTTMLTLAGVQRLRPGAYQLMRFETVDAGGRPVCTTWYGSIYRGVEVAGPDRPAVDTPALPPAGLAGDTPRAEIPLAISPGAAHVYTECARIWNPVHTDAAVAAAAGLPAIILHGTATMAMAVSKIVTAEAACNPERVRRVRGRFAAMVLMPSLLTVRINSRIAFAGGESITFEVFNADGSRAIRDGFVVLGD; encoded by the coding sequence ATGCCACTGGACTCATCGCTGGTTGGAACCACGGTTGGACCGGTTGAGGCCGAAGTCGACGCGCGCTGGGCGATGGCCTACGCGGCGGGAATCGAAGACTACCTGCCGTGCTACCTCGACACGCGCCGCCCGCACGGGATCGTCACCCATCCCGTCTTTCCGGTCTGTTTCGAATGGCCGGCGACGTATGCGCTGAGCGCCAGGCTGCGCCAATCCAGCCTGGCGCCGGCCGAGGCGGCGCGCGGCGTGCATGCGACTTACGACCTGACGCTCCATCGCCCGATTCGCCCGCCCGAGCGCTTGACCACTATGCTCACGCTGGCGGGTGTGCAGCGCCTGCGGCCGGGTGCGTACCAGCTAATGCGTTTCGAAACAGTGGACGCCGGGGGCAGGCCGGTATGCACGACTTGGTACGGCAGCATCTATCGTGGCGTCGAGGTGGCGGGTCCGGACCGCCCTGCCGTTGACACCCCCGCTCTCCCTCCTGCCGGCCTTGCGGGCGACACGCCCCGTGCGGAGATTCCGCTTGCGATTTCGCCCGGCGCCGCTCACGTCTATACCGAGTGCGCGCGCATCTGGAACCCGGTTCATACCGACGCAGCGGTTGCTGCGGCCGCCGGGTTGCCGGCGATCATCCTGCATGGCACGGCCACGATGGCGATGGCGGTGTCCAAGATCGTCACCGCCGAGGCCGCCTGCAATCCCGAGCGCGTGCGACGCGTGCGCGGGCGCTTCGCCGCGATGGTCCTGATGCCGTCGCTATTGACGGTGCGGATCAACTCGCGCATCGCGTTTGCAGGCGGCGAGTCGATCACCTTCGAAGTGTTCAACGCCGACGGCAGCCGTGCGATCCGCGACGGCTTCGTGGTCCTCGGCGATTGA
- a CDS encoding acyl-CoA dehydrogenase family protein: protein MDFAFSPEQEMLRRTLAEFAARELAPGYAGRDVDEDLPRSLVRKLGELGLLAPMAETRHGGQGLDYVSLGIAHEEIGRADFNAAYILLLAALVGAIVSAHGDERQRAEFLPPICRGDAVVALGVTEPAGGSDAAHVRLQARRDGDGYVLNGEKTSISFASWADTALVMARTGTLAQGARGVSAFYVDLHSPGVSRARFRDLGTRAIGRGQLFFDSVRVPAANRVGAEGAGFVQVMQGFDFSRSLIGLMCIGAAEQSVDETVKYVAERQAFGAPLARFEGVSFPLAEAAVKLRAARLLCYEALWMRDRNLPHGWLAAGCKWWAPELAVQVIHQCLLLHGHLGFSLDLPHQQRLRDVIGLEIGDGTAQIMKTLVAREIVGKSARPY, encoded by the coding sequence ATGGATTTCGCCTTCAGTCCCGAACAGGAGATGCTGCGCCGCACGCTGGCCGAGTTCGCCGCGCGCGAACTCGCCCCCGGGTACGCCGGACGCGATGTTGACGAGGACCTGCCGCGCTCGCTGGTACGCAAGCTCGGCGAGCTGGGGCTGCTCGCCCCGATGGCGGAGACGCGCCATGGCGGCCAAGGGCTCGACTACGTCTCGCTGGGCATCGCGCACGAGGAGATCGGCCGCGCCGACTTCAACGCCGCTTACATCCTGCTGCTCGCCGCGCTGGTCGGCGCGATCGTCAGCGCCCATGGCGACGAGCGCCAGCGCGCCGAGTTCCTGCCGCCGATCTGTCGTGGCGACGCAGTCGTCGCGCTCGGGGTGACCGAACCCGCAGGCGGCTCCGACGCCGCGCACGTCCGCCTCCAGGCGCGCCGCGACGGCGACGGCTATGTGCTCAACGGCGAAAAGACGTCGATCTCTTTCGCTTCGTGGGCCGACACGGCGCTGGTGATGGCGCGCACGGGTACGCTCGCGCAAGGCGCGCGCGGGGTCAGCGCGTTCTACGTCGATCTGCATTCACCCGGCGTCAGCCGCGCGCGCTTTCGCGACCTCGGTACCCGCGCGATCGGCCGCGGCCAGCTCTTCTTCGATTCGGTGCGCGTGCCCGCCGCCAACCGCGTCGGCGCAGAGGGCGCGGGTTTCGTCCAAGTGATGCAGGGTTTCGACTTCAGCCGTTCGCTGATCGGCCTGATGTGTATCGGGGCGGCCGAGCAGAGCGTGGACGAGACTGTCAAGTACGTCGCCGAGCGCCAGGCCTTCGGCGCGCCGCTCGCGCGCTTCGAGGGAGTGTCGTTCCCGCTTGCCGAGGCGGCGGTCAAGCTGCGCGCGGCGCGCCTGCTCTGCTACGAGGCGCTGTGGATGCGCGATCGCAATCTGCCGCACGGATGGCTGGCGGCGGGATGCAAATGGTGGGCGCCTGAGCTCGCCGTGCAGGTCATCCATCAGTGCCTGCTCCTGCACGGCCATTTGGGCTTCAGCCTCGACCTGCCCCATCAGCAGCGCCTGCGCGACGTTATCGGGCTGGAGATCGGCGACGGCACCGCCCAGATCATGAAGACGCTCGTCGCGCGCGAGATTGTCGGCAAGAGTGCCCGCCCGTACTGA
- a CDS encoding methyltransferase domain-containing protein: protein MAQTWTAERYARNAHFVPALGQPVLELLKPQPGERILDLGCGDGVLTEKITAAGAAVVAVDAAGDMVAAAQRRGLDARVMDGARLTFDAEFDAVFSNAALHWMKDDPDAVIAGVTRALKPGGRFVGEMGGHGCVAAITVALVAVLGRHGVDGRAVIPWYFPTVEDYRGRLERGGFEVDYIALIPRPTPLPTALEGWLETFGEPFFRHLPEQSRAGARDEVVELLRPVLCDGAGRWTADYMRLRFSARLVR from the coding sequence ATGGCCCAAACCTGGACGGCGGAGCGCTACGCGCGCAACGCCCATTTCGTCCCCGCGCTCGGCCAGCCGGTACTCGAGCTGCTCAAGCCGCAGCCCGGAGAGCGAATTCTTGACCTCGGATGCGGTGATGGCGTGCTGACCGAGAAGATCACGGCCGCCGGCGCAGCGGTGGTGGCCGTCGACGCAGCCGGAGACATGGTCGCGGCGGCGCAACGGCGCGGACTCGACGCGCGCGTGATGGATGGCGCGCGCCTGACGTTCGACGCCGAGTTCGACGCCGTGTTTTCCAACGCCGCGCTGCACTGGATGAAAGACGATCCCGACGCGGTGATCGCTGGCGTGACGCGCGCGCTGAAGCCCGGCGGACGCTTCGTCGGCGAGATGGGGGGCCATGGATGCGTCGCGGCGATCACGGTGGCGCTGGTCGCAGTGCTCGGGCGCCACGGCGTGGACGGCCGCGCGGTGATCCCGTGGTATTTCCCAACCGTCGAGGACTATCGCGGGCGGCTCGAGCGCGGCGGGTTCGAAGTCGATTACATCGCGCTGATTCCGCGGCCCACGCCGCTGCCGACGGCGCTGGAGGGGTGGCTGGAAACGTTCGGCGAGCCGTTCTTCCGCCACCTGCCCGAGCAGAGCCGCGCCGGCGCGCGCGACGAGGTGGTGGAGTTGCTCAGGCCCGTGCTATGCGACGGCGCCGGGCGTTGGACCGCCGACTACATGCGTCTGCGGTTTAGCGCCCGTCTGGTACGCTGA
- a CDS encoding PTS sugar transporter subunit IIA: MKITDILNPEMVLPELKGANKADVLRELAAYLVSKHGALDAEMLAAVLAERERLGSTAIGDGIAIPHGKIAGIDHIIGIFGRHRRGVDFDSLDGRPTHLFFLLVAPEDSASLHLKALARVSRLMKDAGFRTRLMNASDAPEIFRLIKEEDARH; the protein is encoded by the coding sequence ATGAAAATCACGGATATCCTCAACCCCGAGATGGTGTTGCCCGAGCTCAAGGGTGCGAATAAGGCCGACGTCCTGCGCGAGCTTGCCGCCTATCTCGTGAGCAAACACGGCGCGCTGGACGCCGAGATGCTCGCGGCCGTACTGGCCGAGCGCGAGCGGCTGGGCTCGACCGCGATCGGCGACGGCATTGCGATCCCACATGGCAAAATCGCCGGCATCGACCATATCATCGGCATCTTCGGGCGCCACCGCCGCGGCGTCGATTTCGACTCGCTCGATGGTCGCCCGACCCATCTGTTCTTTCTGCTGGTTGCGCCCGAAGATTCCGCCAGTCTCCATCTCAAGGCGCTGGCGCGCGTCTCGCGCCTGATGAAGGACGCGGGCTTCCGCACCCGCCTGATGAACGCCTCCGACGCGCCCGAGATCTTCCGCCTGATAAAGGAGGAAGACGCCCGGCACTGA
- the rpoN gene encoding RNA polymerase factor sigma-54 — protein sequence MPPELKLGQDLRLRQQLVMTPQLQQAIKILQLSLPELEAVVQSELESNPLLEMVEERSPTATAADDTMAAAPEAAPAGEPDLLPPEPEAGAAEVEPEWNGNGDEQPAVEGSASEARDAALEIKEDRLDNLDWREYLENYSNNWQDTREAEADDERRQTLENTLTRRTSLEEHLMWQLRMSSLDHDEQLIAATIIYNLSDDGYLETPLEELARQLETEPARIEQVLRRVQRFDPPGVAARDLRECLYLQLINLGMEESLAARIVLNHLELLEKHRYAEIAKALGVPLEAVGQAAKIISLLEPKPGRDYGGQEPAYIVPDVFIHKMGADYVVLLNEGAVPRLRLAGYYQRVLNDGAAGAEAKEYLQERLRSARWLVKSIYQRQQTIFKVANSIVKFQRAFFDHGITHLRPLVLKDVAEDIGMHESTISRATANKYAHTPQGIFELKFFFTSGVKAASGEDVSAETVKEKIRTMVAGESQNNPLSDQAIAEILRRDQINIARRTVAKYRQALGILPSARRKKVS from the coding sequence ATGCCTCCGGAGTTGAAACTCGGCCAGGATCTGCGGCTGCGCCAGCAGCTGGTGATGACGCCGCAGCTCCAGCAGGCGATCAAGATTCTTCAGCTCTCGCTGCCCGAGCTGGAGGCGGTCGTCCAGAGCGAGTTGGAATCCAACCCGCTGCTCGAGATGGTCGAGGAACGCAGCCCGACCGCCACTGCCGCCGACGACACGATGGCCGCCGCGCCGGAGGCCGCGCCCGCCGGCGAGCCGGACCTGCTGCCGCCTGAGCCCGAGGCGGGCGCGGCGGAAGTGGAGCCGGAATGGAACGGCAATGGCGACGAGCAGCCGGCGGTCGAGGGCTCGGCCAGCGAGGCACGCGACGCCGCGCTCGAGATCAAGGAGGATCGCCTCGACAATCTCGACTGGCGCGAGTACCTCGAAAATTACTCCAACAACTGGCAGGACACGCGCGAGGCCGAGGCCGACGACGAGCGGCGCCAGACGCTCGAGAACACGCTCACCCGCCGCACCTCGCTCGAAGAGCATCTGATGTGGCAGCTCAGGATGTCCTCGCTCGATCACGACGAGCAGCTCATCGCCGCCACCATCATCTACAACCTCAGCGACGACGGCTACCTCGAAACGCCGCTCGAGGAGCTGGCACGCCAGCTCGAAACCGAGCCCGCGCGAATCGAGCAGGTGCTGCGCCGGGTACAGCGCTTCGACCCGCCCGGAGTTGCGGCGCGCGACCTGCGCGAGTGCCTGTATCTGCAGCTGATCAACCTTGGGATGGAGGAGTCGCTAGCCGCGCGCATCGTGCTCAATCATCTCGAGCTGCTCGAAAAGCACCGCTACGCCGAGATCGCCAAGGCGCTCGGTGTGCCGCTGGAGGCGGTGGGGCAAGCGGCCAAGATCATCTCGCTGCTCGAGCCCAAGCCGGGGCGCGACTATGGCGGGCAGGAGCCGGCCTACATCGTGCCCGACGTCTTCATCCACAAGATGGGCGCCGACTACGTGGTGCTGCTCAACGAGGGGGCGGTGCCGCGGCTGCGGCTGGCGGGCTACTACCAGCGCGTGCTCAACGACGGCGCGGCGGGCGCCGAGGCCAAGGAATATCTCCAGGAGCGGCTGCGCTCGGCGCGCTGGCTGGTCAAGTCGATCTACCAGCGCCAGCAGACCATCTTCAAGGTCGCAAACTCGATCGTGAAGTTCCAGCGTGCCTTCTTCGACCACGGCATCACCCATCTGCGCCCGTTGGTGCTCAAGGACGTTGCCGAAGATATCGGGATGCATGAATCGACGATCAGCCGGGCGACCGCCAACAAGTACGCCCACACCCCGCAGGGCATTTTCGAGCTCAAATTCTTTTTTACCTCGGGCGTCAAGGCGGCCAGCGGCGAGGACGTGAGCGCCGAGACAGTCAAGGAGAAGATCCGTACGATGGTGGCGGGCGAGTCGCAGAACAATCCGCTCTCCGACCAGGCGATCGCGGAGATTCTCCGCCGCGACCAGATCAATATCGCTCGCCGCACCGTGGCCAAGTATCGTCAGGCCCTCGGCATCCTGCCCTCCGCTCGGCGCAAGAAGGTTAGCTGA
- a CDS encoding TVP38/TMEM64 family protein: MAAISPIPTPQPQPRRLLTPMVVVRIAIVAFLIVGSGFLLWTHAEWFENPELVKVEVLRWGFWGPLAYMLLYAVGPSFLVPGAVMTIAGGLAFGTLWGSIYSLIGADAGALVAFGAGRFLGRSFVRRVVGGRFEKLLGHIERYGFQIIFYLRLVPVIPYNALNLLAGASPITFRDYLWASVIGMVPGTILFAFLGDALWHPTSPKFFVALGLIGICFAAGELARRRGWLPGGQAAEDG, encoded by the coding sequence ATGGCCGCCATCAGTCCGATTCCAACGCCACAACCGCAACCCCGCCGCCTGCTTACCCCGATGGTGGTGGTCAGAATCGCGATCGTCGCGTTTCTGATCGTCGGTTCGGGCTTTCTGCTGTGGACGCACGCCGAGTGGTTCGAGAACCCCGAGCTGGTCAAAGTCGAGGTCCTGCGTTGGGGATTTTGGGGACCGCTCGCCTACATGCTGCTCTACGCCGTGGGGCCGTCGTTCCTGGTGCCGGGGGCGGTGATGACGATCGCGGGCGGACTGGCGTTTGGGACGCTGTGGGGCTCGATATATTCGCTCATCGGCGCCGACGCGGGCGCGCTGGTCGCCTTCGGCGCCGGGCGCTTCCTGGGGCGCTCGTTCGTGCGGCGAGTAGTCGGCGGGCGCTTCGAGAAACTGCTCGGACACATCGAGCGCTACGGCTTTCAGATCATTTTCTATCTGCGGCTGGTGCCGGTGATCCCGTACAACGCGCTCAACCTGCTTGCCGGCGCTTCGCCGATCACTTTTCGCGACTACTTGTGGGCGAGCGTGATCGGGATGGTACCGGGCACGATCCTGTTCGCCTTTCTGGGCGACGCGCTATGGCACCCGACCTCGCCCAAATTCTTCGTCGCGCTCGGGCTCATCGGGATCTGCTTCGCGGCGGGCGAGCTGGCGCGCCGGCGCGGCTGGCTGCCCGGCGGCCAGGCCGCGGAAGACGGCTGA
- a CDS encoding VOC family protein produces the protein MLKGIDHVVIAVADLERAVAGFSELGFTVVRGGRHPALATHNALIAFADGAYFELIAFQAEYSPHPWFNAVRRGGGLTDFCMQTDDLDADVAALRRAGAHIGEPLAMERERPDGYTLKWVLAVAQPPSAGSVPFLIRDLTPRDERVPRARSHLNGAAAIRTLTVAVRDARAAGAFYASVLGTRHRAIRRDDLGAAGVSVAAGPHELQLVEPATGHGIVARWIRGRGPSPVEVTLRGRSPRPTLLDPARAQGARIRL, from the coding sequence ATGCTCAAGGGAATCGACCATGTGGTGATCGCAGTTGCGGACCTGGAGCGTGCGGTCGCAGGTTTCAGCGAGCTCGGCTTCACCGTCGTCCGCGGCGGGCGCCATCCGGCCCTCGCCACCCACAACGCTCTGATCGCGTTCGCCGACGGCGCTTACTTCGAACTCATCGCCTTCCAGGCCGAATACTCGCCCCATCCATGGTTCAACGCGGTGCGCCGCGGCGGCGGGCTTACCGACTTCTGTATGCAGACCGACGACCTTGATGCGGATGTCGCAGCGTTGCGGCGCGCGGGGGCGCATATCGGCGAGCCGTTGGCGATGGAGCGCGAGCGGCCCGACGGCTACACGCTCAAGTGGGTACTGGCCGTCGCGCAGCCGCCGAGCGCCGGAAGCGTCCCGTTTCTGATCCGCGATCTCACGCCGCGCGACGAGCGCGTGCCGCGCGCGCGCAGTCATCTCAACGGTGCGGCCGCGATCCGCACGCTTACCGTCGCCGTCCGCGATGCGCGCGCCGCCGGCGCCTTCTACGCGAGCGTGCTCGGTACCCGGCACAGAGCGATTCGTCGCGACGACCTCGGCGCGGCCGGCGTGAGCGTCGCCGCCGGACCACACGAGCTGCAGTTGGTCGAGCCGGCTACCGGGCATGGGATCGTCGCACGATGGATTCGCGGCCGCGGGCCGTCGCCTGTCGAGGTCACGCTGCGCGGACGTTCGCCGCGCCCGACCCTCCTTGACCCGGCGCGGGCGCAGGGCGCCCGGATCCGGCTCTAG
- a CDS encoding anti-sigma factor, with protein MNNTGKRGAVATPDSNRAPKETRVSRVWRGLAVLAAAIALACAVAAGRFAAALRYARVRDSAQIAALSDRITGLEHDVENRQDEVAQLREQVNLGAELLGAALAPDSRIIRMSGLAPVPQASAVIVLSSRADHAMMRVSGLPAPPPGRIYALWWIAEAGGAPTRGALFRTASDGTAIVAATLPPPGTRIAASAITLEALKGGDRPNGATYLKGAANGR; from the coding sequence ATAAACAATACTGGGAAGCGGGGCGCAGTGGCCACACCCGACAGCAACAGGGCCCCGAAAGAGACCCGGGTGTCCCGCGTATGGCGAGGGCTGGCCGTCCTTGCGGCAGCGATCGCGTTGGCCTGTGCCGTGGCCGCCGGCAGGTTCGCCGCCGCCCTGCGCTACGCCCGGGTCCGCGATTCCGCACAGATCGCCGCGCTGAGCGACCGGATCACCGGCCTTGAACACGACGTTGAGAACCGGCAGGACGAGGTCGCGCAGCTGCGCGAGCAAGTGAATCTCGGCGCCGAGCTTCTTGGCGCGGCGCTGGCACCGGACAGCCGGATAATCCGGATGAGCGGACTCGCGCCGGTGCCGCAGGCGAGCGCCGTGATCGTCCTCAGCAGCCGCGCGGATCACGCGATGATGCGTGTCAGCGGGCTGCCCGCGCCGCCGCCGGGAAGGATTTATGCCCTGTGGTGGATTGCGGAGGCCGGTGGCGCGCCGACGCGTGGCGCGCTGTTCCGCACCGCCTCCGACGGCACGGCGATCGTCGCCGCGACCCTGCCGCCCCCCGGCACCCGCATCGCCGCCAGCGCGATCACTCTCGAAGCGCTCAAGGGCGGCGACCGCCCAAACGGCGCGACGTATCTCAAGGGCGCCGCCAACGGACGCTAA
- the rapZ gene encoding RNase adapter RapZ, whose translation MAARPAQPRTGDADASAPRRPRLVIVTGVSGSGRASAMRVLEDLGFYCVDNLPVALASSVMRLATERDPGLRAVALGIDARERLFFPQWPRVFADLERDGFHPEVLFLDASDEVLVRRYSESRRPHPFVTDSGASVVEGIRRERLALAEMRERADRVIDTSALSVHELRAVLTAAMMGAAGGAAMTVALVSFGYKYGLPVGMDLVMDVRFLPNPFFVPELKPLDGTDSRVREYVMGHPEARRFIDEFARLLGFLIPLYRREGKSYLTIGLGCTGGRHRSPTLALELAHRLEGEGTAVQVRHQDITR comes from the coding sequence ATGGCCGCACGGCCAGCGCAGCCCCGCACAGGGGACGCCGATGCGTCCGCACCCCGCCGTCCGCGCCTGGTGATCGTGACCGGCGTCTCGGGCTCGGGCCGCGCCTCCGCGATGCGCGTGCTCGAAGATCTCGGCTTCTATTGCGTGGACAATCTGCCGGTCGCGCTGGCGTCTTCGGTGATGCGGCTTGCGACCGAGCGCGACCCCGGCCTGCGCGCAGTGGCGCTCGGCATCGACGCCCGCGAGCGGCTGTTTTTTCCGCAGTGGCCGCGCGTCTTCGCCGACCTCGAGCGCGACGGCTTCCATCCCGAGGTGCTCTTCCTCGACGCCTCCGACGAGGTCCTGGTGCGCCGCTACTCGGAAAGCCGCCGGCCCCATCCCTTCGTCACCGACAGCGGCGCCTCGGTCGTCGAGGGCATCCGGCGCGAGCGCCTGGCGCTGGCCGAGATGCGCGAGCGCGCCGATCGCGTGATCGACACCAGCGCGCTGAGCGTTCACGAGCTGCGGGCGGTGCTGACCGCGGCGATGATGGGCGCTGCGGGCGGCGCCGCTATGACCGTCGCGCTGGTCTCCTTCGGCTACAAGTATGGCCTCCCGGTCGGGATGGACCTGGTGATGGACGTGCGCTTCCTGCCCAATCCGTTCTTCGTCCCCGAGCTCAAGCCGCTGGACGGGACCGACTCGCGGGTGCGCGAATACGTGATGGGCCATCCGGAGGCTCGCCGCTTCATCGACGAATTTGCCCGTTTGCTCGGCTTTCTCATCCCGCTGTACCGGCGCGAGGGCAAGAGCTACCTGACGATCGGCCTTGGATGCACCGGCGGGCGCCATCGCTCGCCCACCCTGGCGCTGGAGCTGGCGCACCGGCTGGAAGGGGAGGGCACGGCGGTCCAGGTGCGCCACCAGGACATCACCCGCTAG
- a CDS encoding MaoC/PaaZ C-terminal domain-containing protein, which produces MALASSLVGTASEMAVTEVDTGWTMAYAAGLGDAWPCYLDTTRERGVVAHPMFSVAIEWPAMLHIIQALREAGFSRVEMLRRVHATDDVIVHRLIRPPERLLTRATLAGIERRGAGAYQLTRFDTFDENGAPVCTTWYGNLYRGIDVAGPDRPPLDAPAALAPSTMKSAPRASFAIPITPVAALVYNAGARLGNAINIHTDAATAKSAGLPGPILHGTATLAMAVSRVVAAEACGDPTRVARIHARFGAMVLMPSQLELRITARERTSAGETVFFEVINGEGGRAIRDGFVVLRV; this is translated from the coding sequence GTGGCGCTCGCATCATCGCTGGTCGGTACGGCGTCGGAGATGGCGGTGACCGAAGTCGATACCGGATGGACGATGGCATACGCAGCCGGGCTCGGCGACGCCTGGCCGTGCTACCTCGATACGACCCGCGAGCGCGGCGTCGTCGCCCATCCGATGTTCAGCGTCGCGATCGAGTGGCCGGCGATGCTGCATATCATCCAGGCCCTGCGCGAGGCGGGTTTCTCGCGGGTTGAGATGCTGCGTCGGGTGCATGCCACCGACGACGTGATTGTGCATCGGTTGATCCGTCCGCCCGAGCGCCTGCTTACCCGCGCGACGCTGGCCGGGATCGAGCGTCGCGGCGCAGGTGCCTACCAGCTCACGCGCTTCGACACTTTCGACGAGAACGGCGCGCCGGTATGCACGACGTGGTACGGCAACCTGTACCGCGGGATCGACGTGGCGGGTCCCGACCGTCCGCCGCTCGACGCCCCCGCTGCGCTTGCGCCATCGACAATGAAGTCCGCGCCGCGTGCGAGCTTCGCGATTCCGATTACGCCGGTTGCCGCACTGGTCTATAACGCGGGCGCGCGGCTAGGCAACGCGATCAACATCCACACTGACGCGGCGACCGCCAAAAGCGCTGGGCTGCCCGGACCGATCCTGCATGGCACGGCGACACTCGCGATGGCGGTTTCGCGCGTGGTCGCGGCCGAGGCCTGCGGCGACCCGACGCGCGTCGCGCGGATCCATGCGCGCTTCGGCGCGATGGTGCTGATGCCGTCACAGCTCGAGTTGCGGATCACGGCGCGCGAACGAACCAGCGCCGGCGAGACGGTCTTTTTCGAAGTGATCAATGGCGAAGGCGGCCGTGCGATCCGCGACGGCTTCGTGGTCCTGCGCGTGTAG
- the raiA gene encoding ribosome-associated translation inhibitor RaiA: MKARTGKRSRTVERRARRRAQLNARPQAEVTVTFRHVEPTAAIRLYAERKLARVAQSLKRPCAVHLILEVDKYRQRGEVTVKSGRLAVVAAQGETKDLYSVIDLLAAKVGRQLKAHLEKIQTRKWRAPSAPELLSAVEEAESSPRS, from the coding sequence ATGAAAGCACGCACAGGCAAACGCAGTCGGACGGTCGAACGTCGGGCGCGCCGGCGCGCGCAACTCAACGCGCGCCCCCAGGCCGAGGTCACGGTCACTTTCCGTCACGTCGAACCGACCGCCGCCATCCGGTTGTATGCCGAACGCAAGCTCGCCCGCGTGGCGCAGTCACTCAAGCGCCCCTGCGCCGTGCACCTGATCCTGGAGGTCGACAAGTACCGCCAGCGCGGCGAAGTTACGGTAAAATCCGGCCGCCTTGCGGTGGTTGCGGCGCAGGGAGAAACCAAGGATCTCTACTCGGTCATCGACCTGCTCGCGGCCAAGGTCGGGCGCCAGCTCAAGGCCCATCTGGAGAAGATCCAGACGCGCAAATGGCGCGCTCCGTCAGCTCCGGAGCTGCTCAGCGCGGTGGAGGAGGCCGAGAGTAGCCCGCGCTCGTAG